One genomic window of Methyloceanibacter sp. wino2 includes the following:
- a CDS encoding leucyl/phenylalanyl-tRNA--protein transferase, which yields MSARQSVLKQVSESLVTSGLYSKPAAFALLAKQFVGFGPRLPDPEKALRQPEGLAGRCSSLDVPTMVAAYAKGLYPQDMKWWAPAERAVSFPENVRISQRVWRLLQTQAYGVTFDTDFAAVLRGCAVEEGLVEVFTALHRAGYAHSVEAWDRSGRLAGGLFGLAIGRAFFTEGLFARERDAANVGFVTLSCHLQHWGFTLNDGKRMRGHLSQLGFVVVPRFAFNGLLSKAVLHPSRVGKWGVETGLDAAHWNPQYAGTGKATGHARRIGNDTLLPSA from the coding sequence GTGTCCGCGAGACAGAGTGTCCTCAAGCAGGTCTCAGAAAGCCTTGTCACGTCCGGGCTCTACAGCAAGCCGGCGGCGTTTGCCCTCCTTGCCAAACAATTCGTGGGCTTCGGTCCGCGCTTGCCCGATCCGGAGAAGGCGCTGCGTCAGCCGGAAGGGCTGGCCGGGCGTTGTTCGTCGCTCGACGTACCGACCATGGTCGCGGCATACGCGAAAGGGCTCTACCCCCAAGACATGAAGTGGTGGGCGCCGGCTGAGCGCGCCGTGTCGTTTCCCGAAAATGTCCGTATTTCACAGCGCGTCTGGCGTTTGCTCCAGACGCAGGCTTACGGCGTCACCTTCGACACCGACTTCGCGGCCGTGCTGCGCGGGTGTGCGGTCGAGGAGGGGCTCGTCGAGGTCTTCACGGCGCTGCATCGCGCAGGCTATGCGCACTCTGTCGAAGCCTGGGACCGCAGCGGCCGTCTCGCAGGCGGTCTATTCGGGCTTGCGATTGGACGAGCGTTCTTCACCGAGGGCTTGTTCGCGCGCGAACGGGATGCGGCGAATGTGGGCTTCGTGACCTTGAGCTGTCATTTGCAGCATTGGGGCTTCACGCTCAACGACGGCAAGCGCATGCGTGGACACCTCAGCCAGCTCGGTTTCGTGGTGGTGCCTCGCTTTGCCTTCAATGGGCTCTTGTCCAAGGCCGTGCTTCATCCGAGCCGTGTGGGCAAGTGGGGCGTGGAAACGGGGCTCGATGCCGCCCATTGGAATCCGCAATATGCCGGCACGGGTAAGGCGACCGGCCATGCGCGCCGGATCGGCAACGACACGCTTCTGCCGTCGGCCTGA